Proteins encoded in a region of the Pirellulales bacterium genome:
- a CDS encoding DUF6793 family protein — translation MPLFEVETDAHIIITWAANDDEASQVANQAYPGERVLRLTKRPRDTWVISKSVLGINGHVDICHTARDCLSKAQGDKVHAIRIYMHETGEDLDRARKVIESNMVMGW, via the coding sequence ATGCCGCTATTCGAAGTCGAAACCGACGCGCACATTATCATCACTTGGGCTGCTAACGACGATGAGGCAAGCCAAGTGGCGAATCAGGCTTACCCGGGCGAAAGAGTGCTGCGGCTGACCAAACGACCGCGCGACACTTGGGTCATTTCCAAATCGGTGCTGGGCATTAACGGACATGTGGACATTTGCCACACGGCCCGTGATTGCCTGAGCAAAGCCCAGGGAGACAAGGTGCATGCGATTCGAATTTACATGCACGAGACAGGCGAAGATTTGGACCGGGCGCGCAAAGTCATCGAATCGAACATGGTGATGGGCTGGTAG
- a CDS encoding esterase-like activity of phytase family protein, with the protein MRLVTSYFLVALLLVLDVACCAPVQAAESAKSNAPKNYALNYLGKVRLSVDKATDQNGATFTITGLSGIAYGFDNRYVAVMDNSNHLVFLNVTFKDDGTIDQASVTGGHTIATSRDYEGIAYTGQSRNSVFLSNEATPPPPALYEYSLDKSATPLQTVGMPPVFMYQVDNRGLESLTRRADGQEIWTANEEALTADGVPSTRSAGSVVRLVRFAVNSNTLTPAQEYAYVLEPIHAGVGTPFSSGLSDLVVLPDGTLLTLERSAIEGLPTFETRIFQVDFNGATDISQGVLANGLKGQNYKPVGKKLLFASTQIGENLEGLCFGPALPNGNQVLLGVVDNGDPVSKNTLVSFVLVDPAPLPPEIIYAAAGGVLLLVILIWVVSRRWRKNTADA; encoded by the coding sequence ATGCGTCTCGTGACGTCGTATTTTTTGGTCGCCTTGCTGCTTGTGCTTGATGTCGCTTGCTGCGCGCCCGTCCAGGCAGCCGAATCTGCAAAAAGCAACGCGCCAAAAAACTACGCGCTAAATTACCTGGGCAAAGTGCGTTTGAGTGTGGACAAAGCGACCGATCAAAACGGTGCAACATTCACCATCACGGGTCTTAGCGGCATTGCCTACGGTTTTGATAACCGTTATGTGGCAGTGATGGATAACTCCAACCATCTGGTGTTTCTCAATGTGACTTTCAAAGACGATGGCACGATCGATCAGGCCTCAGTGACCGGCGGGCATACCATTGCGACCAGCCGAGATTACGAGGGAATTGCCTATACCGGCCAATCGCGCAACAGCGTGTTTCTTAGCAACGAGGCTACCCCGCCGCCGCCGGCGCTTTACGAATACAGCCTGGATAAATCTGCCACGCCGTTGCAAACCGTGGGCATGCCGCCGGTGTTCATGTATCAGGTCGATAACCGTGGGCTGGAGTCGCTCACTCGCCGGGCTGATGGGCAGGAGATATGGACCGCCAACGAAGAAGCCCTAACCGCCGACGGCGTTCCCTCCACGCGCAGCGCCGGCAGTGTCGTGCGGTTGGTTCGTTTCGCCGTGAATAGCAACACGTTGACACCGGCTCAAGAATACGCCTATGTGTTGGAGCCGATTCATGCAGGCGTGGGCACTCCGTTTAGCAGCGGCCTGAGCGATTTGGTTGTTTTGCCCGATGGCACGCTCTTAACGTTGGAACGATCGGCGATTGAAGGCCTGCCGACATTCGAGACGCGAATTTTTCAAGTCGATTTCAACGGTGCTACCGACATCAGCCAAGGCGTGCTGGCCAATGGGCTGAAGGGCCAAAACTATAAGCCTGTCGGCAAAAAGTTATTGTTTGCCAGCACCCAAATTGGCGAAAACTTGGAGGGGCTGTGTTTCGGTCCGGCGCTACCCAATGGCAACCAAGTGTTGTTGGGCGTGGTCGACAATGGCGACCCGGTTAGTAAGAACACGCTGGTCTCATTTGTACTTGTCGATCCCGCGCCGCTGCCGCCGGAAATTATCTATGCCGCCGCGGGGGGCGTGCTGCTATTGGTGATTTTGATCTGGGTGGTTTCGCGTCGATGGCGAAAAAACACCGCTGATGCCTAA
- a CDS encoding superoxide dismutase: MAYTLPPLPYATDALEPYIDAKTMEIHHDKHHQAYVNNLNTALKDSDLGNQPVEQLIANLDKVPEGIRTAVRNNGGGHANHSMFWLLLKKNNGGQPTGQLAEAIQKDLMGWDHFKEAFAKAAAGRFGSGWAWLSVDKSGKLVVESTPNQDSPLMGAAANASGNKPILGVDVWEHAYYLKYQNRRPEYVDAFWNVIDWDTVAKNYAAAKK, encoded by the coding sequence ATGGCGTACACATTGCCTCCACTGCCTTATGCCACCGATGCGTTGGAACCGTACATCGATGCCAAAACGATGGAAATTCATCACGATAAACACCATCAGGCATACGTTAATAATTTGAACACGGCACTGAAAGACAGTGATTTAGGCAACCAGCCGGTTGAGCAGCTCATTGCCAATTTGGACAAAGTGCCCGAGGGAATTCGCACGGCGGTGCGCAACAACGGCGGCGGGCACGCAAACCACTCGATGTTTTGGCTGCTGCTGAAAAAGAACAATGGCGGCCAACCCACCGGTCAGTTGGCGGAAGCCATTCAAAAAGACCTCATGGGTTGGGATCATTTCAAGGAAGCTTTTGCCAAGGCTGCTGCGGGCCGCTTCGGCAGCGGATGGGCTTGGTTAAGCGTCGACAAATCGGGCAAGCTGGTGGTGGAAAGCACCCCGAATCAAGACAGTCCCTTAATGGGCGCTGCTGCCAATGCCAGCGGCAACAAGCCAATTTTGGGCGTTGATGTTTGGGAACATGCTTATTACTTGAAGTACCAAAATCGCCGGCCGGAATATGTTGACGCCTTCTGGAATGTGATCGATTGGGACACCGTTGCCAAGAATTATGCGGCGGCGAAAAAGTGA